One genomic segment of Gossypium arboreum isolate Shixiya-1 chromosome 3, ASM2569848v2, whole genome shotgun sequence includes these proteins:
- the LOC108460184 gene encoding uncharacterized protein LOC108460184 isoform X1: MSSTVVSSLYVVCSDAAGIAGETKKLLKAKAFQHRVQRNYNFLHPFHKMDGSNLSMPLETTLVLLEKSKIQLSQKFYRMPSDTVTPLKVACLGINLLFHICRRQGIFKETTDHLYNAATQERETTLNQLLIEVELCICRIPAMKFT; encoded by the exons ATGTCTTCAACAGTAGTATCTTCACTTTATGTAGTTTGCAGTGATGCAGCTGGGATTGCag GAGAAACAAAGAAATTGTTAAAagccaaagccttccagcacagGGTTCAGAGAAACTACAATTTTCTACACCCTTTCCACAAAATGGATGGGAGCAACTTAAGCATGCCTTTGGAAACAACACTTGTCCTATTGGAGAAGTCCAAAATACAACTTA GTCAAAAATTTTATAGAATGCCTTCTGATACTGTGACACCTTTGAAGGTTGCATGTCTTGGTATAAATTTGCTCTTCCATATTTGCAG ACGTCAGGGGATTTTCAAGGAAACAACAGACCACCTGTATAATGCAGCCACTCAGGAGCGGGAAACTACTTTGAATCAGCTACTAATAGAGGTTGAGCTTTGTATTTGTAGGATCCCAGCAATGAAATTTACCTGA
- the LOC108460184 gene encoding uncharacterized protein LOC108460184 isoform X2, whose protein sequence is MQLGLQVNKLSVIFIDEIDALATRRNKEIVKSQSLPAQGSEKLQFSTPFPQNGWEQLKHAFGNNTCPIGEVQNTT, encoded by the exons ATGCAGCTGGGATTGCag GTAAATAAACTATCAGTTATATTCATTGATGAAATTGATGCTTTAGCAACTAG GAGAAACAAAGAAATTGTTAAAagccaaagccttccagcacagGGTTCAGAGAAACTACAATTTTCTACACCCTTTCCACAAAATGGATGGGAGCAACTTAAGCATGCCTTTGGAAACAACACTTGTCCTATTGGAGAAGTCCAAAATACAACTTAG